From a single Bacillus thermozeamaize genomic region:
- a CDS encoding CBS domain-containing protein: MQTLRDVMTTELYTCSPQDPVSKAAQIMRDHNVGAVPIVEQQTGAPHLLGMITDRDICIRCVALNKPNSTACSEVMSDRKLVVGTPEMSVDEAAQLMSREQIRRLPVVDNQRLVGIVSLGDLAVRDRFMDEAGQTLSDISEPARPM; this comes from the coding sequence ATGCAAACATTGCGAGACGTGATGACCACGGAATTGTATACCTGTTCGCCCCAGGATCCTGTTTCCAAGGCGGCGCAGATCATGCGGGATCATAACGTAGGAGCGGTTCCTATCGTCGAGCAGCAGACGGGTGCTCCGCATCTTTTGGGGATGATTACCGACCGGGATATCTGCATCCGGTGCGTGGCGCTCAACAAGCCGAACTCCACCGCGTGCAGCGAAGTGATGAGCGATCGGAAGCTGGTCGTCGGAACGCCCGAGATGTCGGTGGATGAGGCGGCCCAACTGATGTCCCGGGAGCAGATCCGTCGCCTGCCTGTCGTAGACAACCAGCGCCTTGTCGGGATTGTTTCGCTCGGCGATCTGGCGGTTCGCGACCGTTTTATGGATGAAGCCGGGCAAACGTTGAGCGACATATCTGAGCCTGCCAGGCCCATGTAG
- a CDS encoding cell division protein FtsW — protein sequence MQKKRGNPDFLLLFTTLALVGFGLVMVFSASSIIAMQKYDDMWYFTRRQAVWIGLGLVAMSVLMNIPYQKYQKWFLWVAGGSLLLLILVLIPPLGIKVNGARSWIGTDAFRFQPSELAKLGLILYLAALISKKGERFRDFKKGLLPAVLVTSLFVLLIAAEPDLGTAMILTGTALCIIVSGGANLKHLFYIGTPIVLGLGILALTFGHVLDRLTSFLNPWADPYRTGFNLIQSLYAFGNGGITGVGFGRSIQKYQYLPYPHNDFIFSVIAEELGFIGVCFVFFLYLLLIWRILVICLRMRDPFCTLVGVGIASMISIQTFVNIGGVSGTIPISGVTLPFISYGGSSMLVCLMGIGIILSISREVNRRKLQEERTPGQASRKRTVQTITRA from the coding sequence ATGCAAAAAAAACGGGGCAATCCTGATTTTCTCCTGCTCTTTACGACGCTGGCGTTGGTCGGCTTCGGGCTCGTCATGGTCTTCAGCGCCAGTTCGATCATCGCGATGCAGAAGTATGATGACATGTGGTACTTCACCCGGCGGCAGGCCGTGTGGATCGGACTGGGTCTTGTCGCGATGAGTGTGCTGATGAACATCCCGTATCAAAAATATCAGAAATGGTTTTTGTGGGTCGCGGGAGGCAGCCTGCTTCTTTTGATCCTGGTCCTGATCCCGCCCCTGGGAATCAAGGTGAACGGTGCCCGAAGCTGGATCGGAACGGACGCTTTTCGCTTTCAACCCTCGGAATTGGCAAAACTGGGGCTGATTCTGTACCTGGCTGCGCTCATCAGCAAAAAGGGCGAACGCTTTCGTGATTTTAAAAAAGGATTGCTGCCGGCTGTTCTCGTCACTTCGCTTTTCGTGCTTCTCATCGCCGCAGAGCCGGATCTGGGCACCGCCATGATCCTGACCGGGACGGCCCTTTGCATTATCGTCAGCGGCGGTGCCAACCTCAAGCATCTTTTCTACATCGGGACGCCGATTGTCCTCGGACTGGGCATCCTTGCCCTGACATTCGGGCACGTGCTGGACCGCCTGACCAGTTTTCTCAACCCATGGGCCGATCCCTACCGCACCGGTTTCAACCTGATCCAATCCCTTTACGCCTTCGGAAACGGGGGAATCACTGGCGTCGGTTTTGGGCGCAGCATTCAGAAATACCAGTATCTCCCCTATCCCCACAACGATTTTATCTTCTCCGTCATCGCAGAAGAGTTGGGGTTTATCGGGGTGTGTTTCGTTTTCTTTCTTTACTTGCTGTTGATCTGGCGCATTCTCGTCATCTGCCTGCGGATGCGCGACCCCTTTTGCACCCTGGTCGGCGTCGGGATTGCCAGCATGATCAGCATCCAAACCTTCGTCAACATCGGCGGAGTCAGCGGCACCATCCCGATCTCCGGTGTCACTTTGCCCTTCATCAGTTACGGAGGCTCTTCGATGCTGGTCTGCCTGATGGGGATCGGGATCATTCTCAGCATCTCCCGGGAGGTCAACCGCCGAAAATTGCAAGAGGAAAGAACACCGGGACAGGCCAGCCGCAAAAGAACCGTCCAAACGATCACCAGAGCCTAA